One Panicum virgatum strain AP13 chromosome 3N, P.virgatum_v5, whole genome shotgun sequence DNA segment encodes these proteins:
- the LOC120663834 gene encoding uncharacterized protein LOC120663834 isoform X1 — protein sequence MPPSPSLRRSSSPETYHKRANSFGSVLPAKQKDDELPLFSDMQKVERENFLLEPSEDFDDSIAKLSYFPEVKLGVSIPARGESHDLLNVDSDRNDCEWLLTPPETPLFRSLDDDDQSVTQVSRGRAQTKPIQISRSSTMDTQRARSSASPSRLSPSPHSMARTRSSSSASRSSPPPSLQPPTLSRRSSTPPVAKTLTPPRRSPSPASRRMSTGSSVPTLNGTRGASPVKPNHRSSSPKLQGWQSNVPGFPFDAPSNLRTSLPDRPVSRSRGGSPSSFSGLDKGSRGRRQSMSPTPSRRASSSHSIERDRMSSYSKASATSSGEDDLDSMQSVPHSYSSSPAVKKNLAVMKTRTIASSKNLSKNFTPSSVPKRSFDSAVWLMDHRKAPQDRFRPLLSGVPASTFGPGNGNNVHKPMFSHNSSFTTNSNASSDHAAIFGSYKHGNQEQHDLVGEWEAGDSSQGHEDIFMFDKLDELNEENIHYKSTKSTENSPVIVKHQVSDRQDFNMEESGTCDQSLCHSINSSLVGYGKTATCMRCEKFFDVMDVDGEGNYCEICASKVGNIFSDSIAQTIEEADLDDKAANSRPCIVSDPPVAPYCIDHRKEVSLDHQLVNNEPHNGCFDQALPFHSIDTPQEMILRQEGTIDAEHTKQHVGDSALGNSIDISFRQSSATDCQQTEPTFVEHDVFRDQIENHNHGLSQCSETISETVTSNNSHQLASTSPKLENTEATGISVLLLQKSNSNKWPVVEGRTLGSANMLCSEPYYARDGVNIMKRSFGRDSSSAASSSDLGSSRQSVIYFEHLRSGKRGDFEKSQISSTMSRQSIASVSDMSISSSSASLCPQSDAVGDTYLPIDTLESCASRKVIPIEEYDNSGKDALSSAMDCWCAAQAIVNDDSLVDLNTSSFVDVVEGDATIENHCTGRMADSDHFSSNMCLSDTEMPSDTQESSALEESCIPETEEDTSAISQCNTNCAPEHPSDENNFCNMQMQSEAVQGSNEKNRLDDCCMSAISEEDVLVSEQKTNIMKLHNDEESCEAVEGSRKQIQRCFTLEEAADTILFCSSIVHDLAYKAATIALENEKESECVDSIRPTVTIVGRSGQREDSLPKLAHRRTPNRKVKRKRLEGETTTMETVEKDAVAKDSSPVRSASGITRNSDNMKPPKLESKCNCIIM from the exons ATGCCCCCGTCACCCTCGCTGAGGAGATCGAGTTCGCCGGAGACTTATCACAAGAGGGCCAACAGTTTTGGGAGTGTGctgcctgcaaaacaaaaagatgaTGAACTCCCTTTGTTCTCTGATATGCAGAAAGTTGAGAGGGAGAACTTCTTACTGGAACCATCGGAGGACTTTGACGACTCAATCG CAAAATTGAGCTACTTCCCGGAAGTAAAGCTTGGTGTTAGCATTCCTGCACGTGGAGAAAGTCACGATTTGCTTAATGTGGATAGTGATAGAAATGATTGTGAGTG GTTGTTAACTCCTCCAGAAACTCCACTTTTTCGATCATTAGATGATGACGACCAATccgtcactcaggtttctagggGCAGAGCTCAGACCAAGCCCATACAGATTTCGAGATCATCCACA ATGGATACTCAAAGAGCTAGAAGCAGTGCAAGCCCAAGTAGGCTTAGCCCATCGCCACACTCTATGGCAAGGACAAGATCATCTAGTTCAGCCTCTCGCTCTAGCCCACCACCTTCTCTTCAACCACCGACGCTGTCACGAAGATCTTCAACCCCACCGGTTGCTAAGACATTAACACCTCCTCGAAGGTCTCCAAGTCCTGCCTCAAGAAGGATGAGTACTGGTTCAAGTGTCCCAACTTTGAATGGAACAAGAGGAGCTTCACCAGTGAAACCTAATCACAGATCTTCTTCACCAAAACTGCAGGGATGGCAATCAAATGTCCCTGGTTTCCCTTTTGATGCACCCTCAAACCTTCGCACATCTCTACCTGATCGTCCAGTTTCCCGTTCAAGGGGTGGATCTCCTTCATCTTTTAGTGGACTAGACAAGGGTTCAAGAGGTAGAAGACAATCAATGTCTCCCACTCCATCTAGAAGAGCCAGTTCATCTCACAGTATTGAACGGGACCGAATGAGCTCTTACAGCAAAGCTTCCGCAACGTCATCTGGTGAGGATGATCTGGACTCTATGCAGTCTGTACCACATAGCTACTCTAGTAGCCCAGCTGTGAAAAAGAACTTGGCTGTGATGAAGACCAGAACTATTGCATCATCAAAGAATCTGTCCAAAAATTTCACTCCTAGCTCTGTCCCAAAGCGGTCATTTGACTCTGCAGTCTGGTTGATG GACCACCGCAAAGCTCCACAAGATAGGTTCCGACCACTTCTATCAGGTGTCCCTGCCAGCACATTTGGCCCTGGCAATGGAAATAATGTGCACAAGCCTATGTTCTCACACAATTCCTCTTTTACAACTAACAGCAATGCAAGCTCTGACCATGCTGCCATTTTTGGCTCTTATAAGCATGGCAACCAAGAGCAACATGATTTGGTTGGTGAGTGGGAAGCAGGTGACAGCTCTCAAGGTCATGAGGACATATTTATGTTTGATAAATTGGATGAACTAAATGAAGAAAACATTCATTACAAGAGCACGAAATCTACGGAGAACTCCCCAGTCATAGTAAAACATCAAGTAAGTGACAGACAGGACTTCAACATGGAAGAAAGCGGAACATGTGATCAGTCCTTATGCCATTCTATTAATAGTTCTCTAGTTGGCTATGGTAAAACTGCAACTTGCATGAGATGTGAGAAattttttgatgtgatggatgtGGATGGAGAGGGTAACTATTGTGAAATATGTGCTTCAAAGGTTGGGAATATTTTCTCTGACTCTATCGCACAAACTATAGAAGAAGCAGACCTGGATGATAAAGCTGCAAATTCGAGACCTTGCATTGTGTCTGACCCTCCTGTAGCCCCATACTGTATAGACCATAGGAAAGAAGTCTCTCTTGATCATCAACTAGTGAACAATGAACCTCACAATGGCTGCTTTGACCAGGCACTTCCATTTCACTCAATAGACACACCTCAGGAAATGATTCTGAGGCAGGAGGGAACGATTGATGCAGAACATACAAAGCAACATGTTGGAGACTCCGCACTAGGAAATAGCATCGATATTTCATTTCGTCAATCTAGTGCGACTGACTGTCAGCAAACAGAACCAACATTTGTGGAACATGACGTATTCAGAGACCAAATAGAAAACCACAATCATGGATTATCCCAATGTAGTGAAACTATCTCTGAAACCGTGACAAGTAATAACTCTCATCAACTGGCATCAACAAGCCCTAAGCTTGAAAATACTGAGGCCACTGGGATATCAGTACTGTTACTCCAGAAGTCAAATAGCAATAAATGGCCTGTTGTAGAAGGGAGGACCCTGGGTTCTGCAAATATGCTTTGTTCGGAACCATATTACGCAAGAGATGGTGTCAATATAATGAAGCGTAGCTTTGGACGGGACAGTTCTTCAGCTGCTTCATCTAGTGATCTTGGGTCTTCAAGGCAATCAGTCATATACTTTGAGCACCTTAGGAGTGGTAAGAGGGGTGACTTTGAGAAGTCCCAGATAAGCAGTACTATGAGTCGTCAAAGCATTGCTTCTGTGTCAGATATGTCAATTAGTAGTTCTTCAGCTTCACTTTGCCCTCAGAGTGATGCAGTAGGAGATACTTATTTGCCAATAGACACATTGGAAAGTTGCGCTTCAAGAAAAGTGATCCCTATCGAAGAATATGATAATTCTGGTAAGGATGCTTTGTCAAGTGCTATGGATTGTTGGTGTGCTGCACAGGCTATTGTCAATGATGACAGTCTTGTTGACTTGAACACCTCGAGCTTTGTAGACGTGGTAGAAGGAGATGCAACAATTGAGAACCATTGTACAGGCAGGATGGCTGACAGTGATCATTTCAGTTCGAATATGTGTTTGTCAGATACTGAAATGCCAAGTGACACCCAAGAGTCATCAGCTCTAGAGGAAAGTTGCATACCAGAAACTGAAGAGGATACTTCTGCTATCAGTCAGTGCAATACAAATTGTGCTCCAGAACATCCAAGTGATGAGAACAACTTTTGTAATATGCAAATGCAGTCCGAAGCAGTTCAGGGTTCAAATGAGAAAAACAGATTGGATGATTGTTGCATGTCTGCCATCTCCGAGGAGGATGTGTTGGTTTCTGAACAAAAAACTAACATAATGAAACTTCATAACGATG AAGAATCTTGTGAGGCAGTAGAAGGATCAAGGAAACAAATCCAGAGGTGCTTCACATTAGAAGAAGCCGCTGATACAATTCTCTTCTGTAGTTCTATTGTCCATGACCTTGCGTACAAGGCAGCAACAATTGCCTTGGAAAACGAGAAGGAATCAGAATGTGTCGATTCTATTCGCCCAACTGTTACCATCGTTGGAAGATCTGGTCAAAGGGAGGATAGCTTACCAAAGCTGGCTCACAGACGAACTCCAAATCGGAAGGTTAAAAGAAAAAGATTGGAAGGAGAAACAACTACAATGGAAACTGTGGAGAAAGATGCTGTTGCTAAGGACTCCTCACCTGTACGTTCTGCTTCTGGCATCACAAGGAATTCTGATAACATGAAGCCTCCGAAGCTGGAGTCCAAGTGCAACTGTATAATTATGTAA
- the LOC120663834 gene encoding uncharacterized protein LOC120663834 isoform X2, whose product MDTQRARSSASPSRLSPSPHSMARTRSSSSASRSSPPPSLQPPTLSRRSSTPPVAKTLTPPRRSPSPASRRMSTGSSVPTLNGTRGASPVKPNHRSSSPKLQGWQSNVPGFPFDAPSNLRTSLPDRPVSRSRGGSPSSFSGLDKGSRGRRQSMSPTPSRRASSSHSIERDRMSSYSKASATSSGEDDLDSMQSVPHSYSSSPAVKKNLAVMKTRTIASSKNLSKNFTPSSVPKRSFDSAVWLMDHRKAPQDRFRPLLSGVPASTFGPGNGNNVHKPMFSHNSSFTTNSNASSDHAAIFGSYKHGNQEQHDLVGEWEAGDSSQGHEDIFMFDKLDELNEENIHYKSTKSTENSPVIVKHQVSDRQDFNMEESGTCDQSLCHSINSSLVGYGKTATCMRCEKFFDVMDVDGEGNYCEICASKVGNIFSDSIAQTIEEADLDDKAANSRPCIVSDPPVAPYCIDHRKEVSLDHQLVNNEPHNGCFDQALPFHSIDTPQEMILRQEGTIDAEHTKQHVGDSALGNSIDISFRQSSATDCQQTEPTFVEHDVFRDQIENHNHGLSQCSETISETVTSNNSHQLASTSPKLENTEATGISVLLLQKSNSNKWPVVEGRTLGSANMLCSEPYYARDGVNIMKRSFGRDSSSAASSSDLGSSRQSVIYFEHLRSGKRGDFEKSQISSTMSRQSIASVSDMSISSSSASLCPQSDAVGDTYLPIDTLESCASRKVIPIEEYDNSGKDALSSAMDCWCAAQAIVNDDSLVDLNTSSFVDVVEGDATIENHCTGRMADSDHFSSNMCLSDTEMPSDTQESSALEESCIPETEEDTSAISQCNTNCAPEHPSDENNFCNMQMQSEAVQGSNEKNRLDDCCMSAISEEDVLVSEQKTNIMKLHNDEESCEAVEGSRKQIQRCFTLEEAADTILFCSSIVHDLAYKAATIALENEKESECVDSIRPTVTIVGRSGQREDSLPKLAHRRTPNRKVKRKRLEGETTTMETVEKDAVAKDSSPVRSASGITRNSDNMKPPKLESKCNCIIM is encoded by the exons ATGGATACTCAAAGAGCTAGAAGCAGTGCAAGCCCAAGTAGGCTTAGCCCATCGCCACACTCTATGGCAAGGACAAGATCATCTAGTTCAGCCTCTCGCTCTAGCCCACCACCTTCTCTTCAACCACCGACGCTGTCACGAAGATCTTCAACCCCACCGGTTGCTAAGACATTAACACCTCCTCGAAGGTCTCCAAGTCCTGCCTCAAGAAGGATGAGTACTGGTTCAAGTGTCCCAACTTTGAATGGAACAAGAGGAGCTTCACCAGTGAAACCTAATCACAGATCTTCTTCACCAAAACTGCAGGGATGGCAATCAAATGTCCCTGGTTTCCCTTTTGATGCACCCTCAAACCTTCGCACATCTCTACCTGATCGTCCAGTTTCCCGTTCAAGGGGTGGATCTCCTTCATCTTTTAGTGGACTAGACAAGGGTTCAAGAGGTAGAAGACAATCAATGTCTCCCACTCCATCTAGAAGAGCCAGTTCATCTCACAGTATTGAACGGGACCGAATGAGCTCTTACAGCAAAGCTTCCGCAACGTCATCTGGTGAGGATGATCTGGACTCTATGCAGTCTGTACCACATAGCTACTCTAGTAGCCCAGCTGTGAAAAAGAACTTGGCTGTGATGAAGACCAGAACTATTGCATCATCAAAGAATCTGTCCAAAAATTTCACTCCTAGCTCTGTCCCAAAGCGGTCATTTGACTCTGCAGTCTGGTTGATG GACCACCGCAAAGCTCCACAAGATAGGTTCCGACCACTTCTATCAGGTGTCCCTGCCAGCACATTTGGCCCTGGCAATGGAAATAATGTGCACAAGCCTATGTTCTCACACAATTCCTCTTTTACAACTAACAGCAATGCAAGCTCTGACCATGCTGCCATTTTTGGCTCTTATAAGCATGGCAACCAAGAGCAACATGATTTGGTTGGTGAGTGGGAAGCAGGTGACAGCTCTCAAGGTCATGAGGACATATTTATGTTTGATAAATTGGATGAACTAAATGAAGAAAACATTCATTACAAGAGCACGAAATCTACGGAGAACTCCCCAGTCATAGTAAAACATCAAGTAAGTGACAGACAGGACTTCAACATGGAAGAAAGCGGAACATGTGATCAGTCCTTATGCCATTCTATTAATAGTTCTCTAGTTGGCTATGGTAAAACTGCAACTTGCATGAGATGTGAGAAattttttgatgtgatggatgtGGATGGAGAGGGTAACTATTGTGAAATATGTGCTTCAAAGGTTGGGAATATTTTCTCTGACTCTATCGCACAAACTATAGAAGAAGCAGACCTGGATGATAAAGCTGCAAATTCGAGACCTTGCATTGTGTCTGACCCTCCTGTAGCCCCATACTGTATAGACCATAGGAAAGAAGTCTCTCTTGATCATCAACTAGTGAACAATGAACCTCACAATGGCTGCTTTGACCAGGCACTTCCATTTCACTCAATAGACACACCTCAGGAAATGATTCTGAGGCAGGAGGGAACGATTGATGCAGAACATACAAAGCAACATGTTGGAGACTCCGCACTAGGAAATAGCATCGATATTTCATTTCGTCAATCTAGTGCGACTGACTGTCAGCAAACAGAACCAACATTTGTGGAACATGACGTATTCAGAGACCAAATAGAAAACCACAATCATGGATTATCCCAATGTAGTGAAACTATCTCTGAAACCGTGACAAGTAATAACTCTCATCAACTGGCATCAACAAGCCCTAAGCTTGAAAATACTGAGGCCACTGGGATATCAGTACTGTTACTCCAGAAGTCAAATAGCAATAAATGGCCTGTTGTAGAAGGGAGGACCCTGGGTTCTGCAAATATGCTTTGTTCGGAACCATATTACGCAAGAGATGGTGTCAATATAATGAAGCGTAGCTTTGGACGGGACAGTTCTTCAGCTGCTTCATCTAGTGATCTTGGGTCTTCAAGGCAATCAGTCATATACTTTGAGCACCTTAGGAGTGGTAAGAGGGGTGACTTTGAGAAGTCCCAGATAAGCAGTACTATGAGTCGTCAAAGCATTGCTTCTGTGTCAGATATGTCAATTAGTAGTTCTTCAGCTTCACTTTGCCCTCAGAGTGATGCAGTAGGAGATACTTATTTGCCAATAGACACATTGGAAAGTTGCGCTTCAAGAAAAGTGATCCCTATCGAAGAATATGATAATTCTGGTAAGGATGCTTTGTCAAGTGCTATGGATTGTTGGTGTGCTGCACAGGCTATTGTCAATGATGACAGTCTTGTTGACTTGAACACCTCGAGCTTTGTAGACGTGGTAGAAGGAGATGCAACAATTGAGAACCATTGTACAGGCAGGATGGCTGACAGTGATCATTTCAGTTCGAATATGTGTTTGTCAGATACTGAAATGCCAAGTGACACCCAAGAGTCATCAGCTCTAGAGGAAAGTTGCATACCAGAAACTGAAGAGGATACTTCTGCTATCAGTCAGTGCAATACAAATTGTGCTCCAGAACATCCAAGTGATGAGAACAACTTTTGTAATATGCAAATGCAGTCCGAAGCAGTTCAGGGTTCAAATGAGAAAAACAGATTGGATGATTGTTGCATGTCTGCCATCTCCGAGGAGGATGTGTTGGTTTCTGAACAAAAAACTAACATAATGAAACTTCATAACGATG AAGAATCTTGTGAGGCAGTAGAAGGATCAAGGAAACAAATCCAGAGGTGCTTCACATTAGAAGAAGCCGCTGATACAATTCTCTTCTGTAGTTCTATTGTCCATGACCTTGCGTACAAGGCAGCAACAATTGCCTTGGAAAACGAGAAGGAATCAGAATGTGTCGATTCTATTCGCCCAACTGTTACCATCGTTGGAAGATCTGGTCAAAGGGAGGATAGCTTACCAAAGCTGGCTCACAGACGAACTCCAAATCGGAAGGTTAAAAGAAAAAGATTGGAAGGAGAAACAACTACAATGGAAACTGTGGAGAAAGATGCTGTTGCTAAGGACTCCTCACCTGTACGTTCTGCTTCTGGCATCACAAGGAATTCTGATAACATGAAGCCTCCGAAGCTGGAGTCCAAGTGCAACTGTATAATTATGTAA